The window AAATCTTCTCGATCTTTTCTTTCAGCACCTGAGCGGTGAAAGGCTTGACCACATAACCGTTGACCCCGGCCTGGGCCGCTTCGATGATCTGGTCGCGCTTGGCCTCGGCGGTGACCATCAGCACCGGCAGGTGCTTGAGGCGCTCGTCGGCGCGGACCGCGCGCAGCAGGTCGATGCCGGTCATGCCGGGCATGTTCCAGTCGGTGACGAGGAAGTCGAAGTTGCCGCTGTGCAGCATCGGCAGCGCAGTGGTGCCGTCGTCGGCTTCTGCGGTGTTGGTGAACCCCAGGTCCCGCAGGAGGTTCTTGATGATGCGCCTCATCGTGGAGAAGTCGTCCACGATGAGAATTTTCATATTCTTGTCCAAACCGACCTCCATCGATACCAGGCACGTCCTGGCGGGCGTGCCGTCAATTCATCGAGCGCCGTGCGCTCATCCCGTGTGGGCGGCGTCAAAGGGACGTCGCCCGGAAGAATTCTGAAACCTGCGTCTGAAGCCTGAGAAAAATCCGACGCGAAACTACCCGAACCTCAGTGCGCGCGCCACTCCGCCAGACGTGCCCGCAGGCGCGCGGCGCATTGGCTGTGCAGCTGGCTGACCCGGGACTCGCTGACCCCCAGCACTTCGCCGATCTCCTTGAGGTTGAGTTCCTCGTCGTAGTACAGGGCCAGCACCAGCCGCTCACGCTCGGGCAGCTTGGTGATGGCGTCGGCCAGCGCCGCCTGGAAGCGTTCGTCTTCCAGGCCGTGGGAGGGCTCGTTGCCCTGGTGCGAAGCGTCTTCGGCCAGGCCACTGCCCTGCTCGCCGTCCTGCAGCAGATCGTCGAAGCTGTACAAGCGGCTGCCCTGGGTGTCGCTGAGAATGCCGTAATACTCTTCGAGACTCATATTGAGTTCGGCAGCGACTTCCTGATCTTTAGCGTCACGACCGGTTCTGGCCTCGACGGTGCGGATCGCGTCGCTGACCATGCGGGTATTGCGGTGCACCGAACGCGGGGCCCAATCGCCCTTGCGCACCTCGTCGAGCATGGCGCCGCGGATGCGGATGCCGGCGTAGGTCTCGAAGCTCGCGCCCTTGCCGGCGTCGTATTTCTTCGCCGCTTCCAGCAGGCCGATCATGCCGGCCTGCATCAGGTCCTCCACCTGCACGCTGGCCGGCAAGCGGCCCAGCAGGTGGTAGGCGATACGTTTGACCAGCGGCGCGTACCGCTGGATCAGTTGGTCCTGGGAGTTTTGCGCCTGCGCCTTGCTGTACATACGCGCTCCGGAGGCCGTCATCATACGGCCGAACCCGTGGTGGGATGCTGCACCAGGCGCTCGACGAAGAACTCCAGGTGCCCACGCGGGTTGGCCGGCAGCGGCCAGCTGTCGACTTTCTGCGCTATCGCACGGAAGGCCAGGGAAGCCTTGCTGCGCGGGAACGCCTCATACACCGAACGCTGCTTCTGCACCGCCTTGCGCACCGACTCGTCGTACGGAATGGCGCCCACGTATTGCAGCGCCACGTCGAGGAATCGGTCGGTGACCTTGGTCAGCTTGGCGAACAGGTTGCGGCCCTCCTGGGGGCTGTGGGCCATGTTCGCCAGCACGCGGAAGCGGGTCATGCCGTAGTCGCGGTTGAGCAGCTTGATCAAAGCGTAGGCGTC of the Pseudomonas sp. PSE14 genome contains:
- a CDS encoding chemotaxis response regulator CheY, with amino-acid sequence MKILIVDDFSTMRRIIKNLLRDLGFTNTAEADDGTTALPMLHSGNFDFLVTDWNMPGMTGIDLLRAVRADERLKHLPVLMVTAEAKRDQIIEAAQAGVNGYVVKPFTAQVLKEKIEKIFERVGS
- the fliA gene encoding RNA polymerase sigma factor FliA codes for the protein MMTASGARMYSKAQAQNSQDQLIQRYAPLVKRIAYHLLGRLPASVQVEDLMQAGMIGLLEAAKKYDAGKGASFETYAGIRIRGAMLDEVRKGDWAPRSVHRNTRMVSDAIRTVEARTGRDAKDQEVAAELNMSLEEYYGILSDTQGSRLYSFDDLLQDGEQGSGLAEDASHQGNEPSHGLEDERFQAALADAITKLPERERLVLALYYDEELNLKEIGEVLGVSESRVSQLHSQCAARLRARLAEWRAH